A window of Candidatus Methylomirabilota bacterium genomic DNA:
AGGTTCTCGGCCACGCTCAGGTTGGGCAGGATGCGGCGCTCTTCCGGCACGTAGGCGATGCCCGCCCGCGCCACCTCGTGGGTGGGCAGTTTCGTGAGCTCGCGGCCGTCGAAGCTGATCCGCCCCCCGCGTGGAGGGACCAGACCCATGATGCTCTTGAGGGTAGTCGTCTTGCCCGCGCCGTTCCGGCCGATGAGCGTCACGACCTCGCCCGCGCCGACATTGAGCGACACGCCCTGGAGGATGTGCGCCTCGCCGTAGTAGGCATGCAGGTCCTCGAGGGCGAGGAGCGTCACTTGGCGGCGCCCAGGTAGGTCTGCTGCACGCGCAGGTTGGCGCGGATCTCGGCGGGGCTGCCCTCGGCCAGCACCTGGCCCTGGTGCAGCACGGTGATGCGGTCGGAGATGTTCATGACGACCTTCATCTTGTGCTCGATCAAAATCACGGTGCGCCCCTCGGCGATGCGGCGGATCAGGCGGATGGTCTCGTCGGTCTCCTCCGGGCTCATGCCGGCCGTGGGCTCGTCGAGCAGGAGGAGCGTCGGGTCGGTCGAGAGCGCGATGCCGAGCTCGAGGTGGCGCTGCTCGCCGTGAGAGAGATGGGCGGCGAGGAGCGTCCGCTTGTCCCAGAGGCCGACCTGCTTCAGGATGGCACCGGCCTTGTCGCGGATGCCGGTGAGCGCGACGGCGCGTCCCCAGAAGTTGAACGAGAGGCGGTACGTCTGCGCGGCGACGCGGACATTTTCGAGCACCGAGAGATGCGGGAAGATGTTGGTGATCTGGTACGACTTGGCGACGCCGAGGCGCGAGACGCGGTGCTGCGGCAGGCCGGTGATCTCCCGGCCGTCGAACCAGATTCGGCCGGCGGAGGGCGCCATCTCGCCCGAGATCAGTCGGAAGAAGGTCGTCTTGCCCGCGCCGTTCGGGCCGATGATCGAGCGCAGCTCGCCGCGCTCGACTTCGAAGTCCACCTGCGCCACGGCCATGAGGCTGCCGAAGCTTCGGGTCAGGCGCTCGGTGCGAACGATGGGAGAGGCCATGGCGGGGGAGCCGAGCCGTAACATAGCAGGGCGCTGTTTCGAGCGTCAAGGTAGGATTCCCGCGTGAAGCCCGTCCCGTTCGCCTATCACCGGCCCGCCTCTCTCGACGAGGCCCTGGCGCTGATGGAGCGCTACGGCGCCGACGGCCGCGTCCTGGCTGGCGGCCAGAGCCTGGTGCCCGCCCTCAACATGCGTCTCGCCGCACCCGCCGCGCTCATCGACATCAACCGTCTGCCCGGGCTCGACGGGATCAGCCTGGAGCCGGAGGGGCTCGTCATCGGCGCGCTGGCGCGGCACGAGGCCGTGGAGGCCTCGCCGCTCGTCGCCCGGCATGCGCCGCTGATTGCCCAGGCGATGCCTCACGTCGGCCACCGTGCGATCAGAACTCGAGGCACCGTCGGCGGCACCGTCGCGCTCGCCGATCCGGCGGCCGAGCTGCCGGCCTGTCTCGTCGCCCTCGACGCGATCGTCCGTGTGACAGGGCGGGGGAGCCGGCGCGACATTCCGGTGCAGCGCTTCTTCCGCGGCATCTATACGACGGACCTCGCGCCGGGCGAGATCGTGACGGCCGTCGTGGCGCTGCCCATCGGGCCCGGCTGGCGCTCCCGCTTCACCGAGCTGGCCCGGCGCCACGGCGACTACGCCCTGGTCGGCCTCGCCGCCCACTGTCGCGTCGAGGGCGGGGTCATCAGGGAGGCGCGGCTGGCGTTTTGCGGCGTCGGCGCGACGCCCGTCCGCGCCTCGCGCGCGGAGGCCACGCTCTCTGGCCGCCGCCCCGATGCCGACGTCGTGGCGGAGGCGGGCCGCGCCCTCGATGCCGACCTCGACCCTCCGGGCGATGTCCACGCGAGTCCCGCGCTGAGACGTCATCTTGCCCGCGTGCTGCTCGCCCGTGCCGTGGCGCAGATTGTTACCTGACATGGACCTGGCGATTCAGATTTCGCTGACGGTGAACGGCGTGGCGGTGAGCCGGCGCGTCGAGCCGCGGCAGAGCCTGGTGGACTTCCTCCGCTACGGCCTCGAGCTGACGGGCTCTCACGTGGGCTGCGAGCACGGCGTCTGCGGCGCCTGCACGGTGCGGGTGGACGGGGCCATCGCGCGCGGGTGCCTCATGCTGGCGGTCCAGTGCGACGGCTGCCGCGTCGAGACCATCGAGGGCGTCGCCGGCACGGGCGAGGTCTTCGATCTCCAGCAGGCCTTCGCGCAGGAGAACGCGCTCCAGTGCGGCTTCTGCACCCCGGGCATGCTGCTGACGGCTCAGGACCTGCTCGCGCGCAAGCCGGCAGCGAGCGCGCAGGAGATTCGCGAGGCGCTCTCGGGCAATTACTGCCGCTGCACCGGGTATCACGCCATCGTCGAGGCGGTGCGGAAGACGGCCGAGGCGCGCGGGCGCGCATGAGTCGGATCGAGAAGGGCCGGAGCTACATCGGCGAGAGCGTGGTCAGGCCGCAGACCGCGCGGCTTCTGGCAGGGCGCGGTGTTTTCACGGACGACGTGGTGCTGCCGCGGATGCTCCACGTCGCCTTCGTCCGGAGCCCTCACGCCCACGCGCGCATGCTGTCCATCGACTCCACCGAGGCACGGACCCTGCCCGGAGTCGTCGCCGTCGTCACGGGTGAGGAGATGGCGCCAGTCTGCTCGGGCTGGGTCGGCACCCTCGCCCACTTCCAAGGGATGAAGTCCGCCATGCAACGGCCGCTCGCCGTCGGCAAGGCCTCGTGGCAGGGCGAGCCGGTGGCCGCCGTCGTGGCGGAGAGCCGCGCCATCGCCGAGGACGGCGTCTCGCGGGTACGCGTGGAGTGGGAGCCTCTGCCGGCCGTGACGGACCCCGAGACCGCGCTCGACCCGTCGACGCCGGTGATCCACCCGGAGCTCGGCGACAACCTCGCCTTCAAGCTCGAGCTCAAGTCGGGGGATGCGGACGCAGCCTTCAAGAGCGCCGACGCCGTGCTCACCGAGACCTTCACCATGGGGCGGCACACGGGCGTCACGCTCGAGGCGCGCGCCATCCTGGCCGACTTCGACCCGTCGGAGCGGCGGCTGACCGTGTATCACTCTTTCCAGTCGCCCAACATGATGCAGGATATCCTGGCGCGCCACCTGGGGCTGCCCGAGCAGGACGTCCGCGTCATCTGCAAGGACGTGGGCGGGAGCTTCGGCATCAAGGTGCACATCTACCCGGATGAGATGGCGACCTGCACGCTCAGCGTGATGCTCGGCCGCCCGGTCAAGTTCACGGCCGACCGCCTCGAGTCCTTCGTGAGCGACATCCACGCGCGTGAGCACCGCGTGAAGGCCGAGCTGGCCGTCAAGCGCGACGGGACCATTCTTGGCATGCGCGTGGACGACCTAAGCGGCATCGGCCCGTACTCCGTCTACCCGCGCACGAGCGCCGTCGAGGGCAACCAGACGATTCGCCTCACGCCGGGCGTCTATCGCTTCCGCGATTATTCCGCGCGGCTCAGCGTGGTCTTCCAGAACAAGACGCCCATGTGTCAGTACCGCGCCGTCGGCCACCCGATCGCCTTCGCGGTGATGGAGGCCATGGTTGACCGTGCCGCCCGGGAGTTGAACCTCGACCCCGTCGAGGTGAGGCGGAAGAACTACGTCACCGCAGAGATGTACCCGCACACCTCGCAAACGGGCTACTTCTTCGAGCGCCTGTCACACGAGGAGGCGCTCGACAAGCTGCTCGAGATCTCCGACTACCGCGCGCTCTGCGCCGAGCGCGACGCGCGCCGCGCGCACAGGGTCTACCGCGGGCTCGGGCTCTGCGCCTTCATCGAGCTGACCACGCCGGGCCCGGCCTTCTACGGCGTGGGTGGCGCCCGCATCTCATCGCAGGACGGGTGCACGATCAAGCTCGAGCCGTCGGGCAAGCTCACCTGCATGACCGGAGTGACGGAGCAGGGGCAGGGGACGGACACGATGATCGCGCAGGTGGTGGCGAGCGCGGTGGGCGTCGCGATGGAGGACGTGCGCGTGCTGACGGGCGACACCATGGTCTCGCCCTACGGCGGCGGCACCTGGGCCTCGCGCGGCGCCGGCATCGGCGGCGAGGCGGCGCTCCAGACGGGCAAGGCCATCCGCGCCAACATCCTGAAGGTCGCGGCGGCAATCCTCCAGTGCGAGCCGGAGGACCTCGACATCAGGCTCGGGAAGATCGTGGACGCGCTGACGGGTGAAGTCAGGCTCGATCTCGCCGAGCTGGGCCGCGTCGCCTACTTCCGTCCCGACACGCTCCCGAAGGACTTCCAGTCCGAGCTGACAGTGACGCGCCACTATGTGCCGCGCCACCAGGGCTTCGCCTTCACCAACGGTATCCAGCTCTCCCACGTCGAGGT
This region includes:
- a CDS encoding ABC transporter ATP-binding protein, which translates into the protein MASPIVRTERLTRSFGSLMAVAQVDFEVERGELRSIIGPNGAGKTTFFRLISGEMAPSAGRIWFDGREITGLPQHRVSRLGVAKSYQITNIFPHLSVLENVRVAAQTYRLSFNFWGRAVALTGIRDKAGAILKQVGLWDKRTLLAAHLSHGEQRHLELGIALSTDPTLLLLDEPTAGMSPEETDETIRLIRRIAEGRTVILIEHKMKVVMNISDRITVLHQGQVLAEGSPAEIRANLRVQQTYLGAAK
- a CDS encoding (2Fe-2S)-binding protein; the protein is MDLAIQISLTVNGVAVSRRVEPRQSLVDFLRYGLELTGSHVGCEHGVCGACTVRVDGAIARGCLMLAVQCDGCRVETIEGVAGTGEVFDLQQAFAQENALQCGFCTPGMLLTAQDLLARKPAASAQEIREALSGNYCRCTGYHAIVEAVRKTAEARGRA
- a CDS encoding xanthine dehydrogenase family protein molybdopterin-binding subunit, with the translated sequence MSRIEKGRSYIGESVVRPQTARLLAGRGVFTDDVVLPRMLHVAFVRSPHAHARMLSIDSTEARTLPGVVAVVTGEEMAPVCSGWVGTLAHFQGMKSAMQRPLAVGKASWQGEPVAAVVAESRAIAEDGVSRVRVEWEPLPAVTDPETALDPSTPVIHPELGDNLAFKLELKSGDADAAFKSADAVLTETFTMGRHTGVTLEARAILADFDPSERRLTVYHSFQSPNMMQDILARHLGLPEQDVRVICKDVGGSFGIKVHIYPDEMATCTLSVMLGRPVKFTADRLESFVSDIHAREHRVKAELAVKRDGTILGMRVDDLSGIGPYSVYPRTSAVEGNQTIRLTPGVYRFRDYSARLSVVFQNKTPMCQYRAVGHPIAFAVMEAMVDRAARELNLDPVEVRRKNYVTAEMYPHTSQTGYFFERLSHEEALDKLLEISDYRALCAERDARRAHRVYRGLGLCAFIELTTPGPAFYGVGGARISSQDGCTIKLEPSGKLTCMTGVTEQGQGTDTMIAQVVASAVGVAMEDVRVLTGDTMVSPYGGGTWASRGAGIGGEAALQTGKAIRANILKVAAAILQCEPEDLDIRLGKIVDALTGEVRLDLAELGRVAYFRPDTLPKDFQSELTVTRHYVPRHQGFAFTNGIQLSHVEVDVETGFVRLLKHWCVEDCGRIINPRLVDEQIRGAIVQGIGAALYEHLVYDEQGQLLTGTMMDYLVPMAAEMPEIVVGHVETPTAYAEGGFKGAGEAGTAGAPGAVLNAVNDALAPFGARVTSQPITPEVVLKALGAL
- a CDS encoding xanthine dehydrogenase family protein subunit M, producing MKPVPFAYHRPASLDEALALMERYGADGRVLAGGQSLVPALNMRLAAPAALIDINRLPGLDGISLEPEGLVIGALARHEAVEASPLVARHAPLIAQAMPHVGHRAIRTRGTVGGTVALADPAAELPACLVALDAIVRVTGRGSRRDIPVQRFFRGIYTTDLAPGEIVTAVVALPIGPGWRSRFTELARRHGDYALVGLAAHCRVEGGVIREARLAFCGVGATPVRASRAEATLSGRRPDADVVAEAGRALDADLDPPGDVHASPALRRHLARVLLARAVAQIVT